A region of Ornithorhynchus anatinus isolate Pmale09 chromosome 5, mOrnAna1.pri.v4, whole genome shotgun sequence DNA encodes the following proteins:
- the LOC100088407 gene encoding sphingolipid delta(4)-desaturase/C4-monooxygenase DES2-like, protein MGNRVTREDFDWVYTDQPHTARRREILAKYPEIKRLMGPDPHLKWVVTALVLAQLLACYLVRAAAWKWVFFWAYAVGGPVNHALTLAIHDISHNAAFGNRAPGRNRLFALFANLPVGVPYASSFKKYHVDHHRYLGGRGLDVDVPTALEARLFCRPAGKLAWLVLQPLFYALRPLCVRPLPLSRLEALNGAVQLGCDAALWAAWGPKPLVYLVGGSLLAMGLHPFSGHFLAEHYAFVRGAGAGETFSYYGVLNWFTFNVGYHVEHHDFPSVPGSRLPLVRKIAAEYYDPLPHHTSWCRVLWDFVFCSSLGLYSRLVREYPLSRPSLESRDSPSFAPAEGTDS, encoded by the exons ATGGGGAACCGGGTCACCCGGGAGGACTTCGACTGGGTCTACACCGACCAGCCACACACCGCCCGGCGCCGGGAGATCCTCG CCAAGTACCCGGAGATCAAGCGGCTGATGGGCCCGGACCCGCATCTGAAGTGGGTGGTGACCGCTTTGGTCCTGGCTCAGCTCCTGGCCTGCTACCTGGTCCGGGCGGCCGCCTGGAAGTGGGTCTTCTTCTGGGCCTACGCCGTCGGGGGTCCCGTGAACCACGCGCTGACCCTGGCCATCCACGACATCTCCCACAACGCGGCCTTCGGCAACCGCGCCCCGGGCCGGAACCGCCTGTTCGCCCTCTTCGCCAACCTGCCCGTGGGCGTGCCCTACGCCTCGTCCTTCAAGAAGTACCACGTGGACCACCACCGCTACCTGGGCGGGCGGGGGCTGGACGTGGACGTGCCCACGGCGCTCGAGGCCCGCCTGTTCTGCCGGCCGGCCGGCAAGCTGGCCTGGCTGGTGCTGCAGCCCCTCTTCTACGCGCTGCGACCCCTCTGCGTGCGGCCCCTGCCGCTCAGTCGCCTGGAGGCCCTCAACGGGGCCGTCCAGCTGGGCTGCGACGCCGCCCTCTGGGCCGCCTGGGGTCCCAAGCCGCTGGTCTACCTGGTCGGGGGGTCGCTGCTGGCCATGGGGCTGCACCCCTTCTCCGGGCACTTCCTGGCGGAGCACTACGCCTTCGTCCGGGGCGCGGGAGCCGGCGAGACCTTCTCCTACTACGGCGTCCTCAACTGGTTCACCTTCAACGTGGGCTACCACGTGGAGCACCACGACTTCCCCAGCGTGCCCGGGAGCCGCCTGCCCCTG GTGAGGAAGATCGCGGCGGAGTACTACGACCCGCTCCCGCACCACACGTCCTGGTGCCGGGTGCTCTGGGACTTTGTATTCTGCTCGTCCCTGGGGCTTTACTCCCGGTTGGTCCGCGAATACCCTCTGTCCCGGCCTTCCCTGGAGTCCCGGGATTCCCCGTCCTTCGCCCCGGCCGAGGGGACGGACAGCTGA